A window of the Planococcus citri chromosome 4, ihPlaCitr1.1, whole genome shotgun sequence genome harbors these coding sequences:
- the LOC135842376 gene encoding PRKR-interacting protein 1 homolog: MSNSDSDSDDAPPRVLKNAYDLQRMKLEKLMKNPDKPVVIPDRPKEKKALFVPDFVRNVMGSSAGAGSGEFHVYRHLRRKEYARQKAISEMSEKERLDYEFQEKLKENQRKAEEKTAKKRQKRLKKKARRKEMLKKQKLQKPNQKQESSESESSDSDSEDDSKKDPEPDQSEKCQENSKCDDTATSKNDDEKKSNDDNSS; encoded by the exons ATGTCGAACTCAGACTCCGATTCTGATGATGCTCCTCCTCGAGTGCTGAAAAATGCCTACGATCTTCAACGCATGAAACTCGAAAAACTCATGAAAAACCCG GATAAACCTGTCGTCATACCAGATCGTCCCAAAGAGAAGAAAGCGTTATTCGTGCCTGATTTCGTTCGAAATGTTATGGGATCCAGTGCAGGAGCTGGTAGCGGTGAATTTCACGTCTATAGGCATCTTCGTCGGAAAGAATACGCTAGACAGAAAGCAATATCCGAAATGAGTGAAAAG GAAAGATTGGACTAcgaatttcaagaaaaactcaAGGAAAACCAAAGAAAAGCCGAAGAGAAGACTGCTAAAAAGAGgcaaaaaagattgaaaaagaAAGCTCGAAGGaaagaaatgctcaaaaagcaAAAGTTACAGAAACCAAATCAAAAGCAAGAATCTTCAGAAAGTGAGAGTAGTGACTCCGATAGCGAAGACGATTCTAAAAAAGATCCCGAACCAGATCAGTctgaaaaatgtcaagaaaatAGTAAATGCGATGATACTGCCACCTCTAAAAatgacgacgaaaaaaaatcgaatgatgaTAATTCTTCGTGA
- the LOC135842371 gene encoding mitochondrial inner membrane protease ATP23 homolog, with amino-acid sequence MADEKKYPIQEFTPEQTKQWGYDLFPQRRGDNNTKVKFNPGNVIFNYLPTSRGHRRRCEENVYQSFKKSPVLKILVSALERNGCPVDFSRHISCEHCDPTVTGGYDPIQNQIVVCQNMCTGQPTVHMVLFHELIHMYDNCVAEIDFQNIEHLACTEIRAANLTYCNYLSAFMNGFIVRSTIKGAQRECVKKRAIDSVIAVRPVTLEEAEAAVNKVFKKCYNDTEPIGRRLRPRGRDEDLAYSEAFLLGYD; translated from the exons ATGGCCGACGAAAAGAAATATCCAATTCAAGAATTCACACCTGAACAAACTAAGCAATGGGGTTACGATTTATTTCCACAACGACGAGGCGACAACAATACGAAAGTGAAATTCAATCCTGGAAACGTGATATTCAATTACTTACCAACTAGTAGAGGTCATAGACGTAGATGTGAAGAGAATGTTTACCAAAGCTTCAAGAAAA GTCCTGTATTGAAGATACTGGTCAGTGCTCTAGAAAGGAACGGATG TCCGGTGGATTTCTCTAGACATATTTCATGTGAACACTGCGATCCTACTGTGACCGGCGGTTACGATCCAATTCAGAATCAA ATTGTAGTTTGTCAGAACATGTGTACTGGTCAACCTACTGTGCATATGGTGTTGTTTCACGAACTCATCCACATGTACGATAATTGTGTTGCCGagatagattttcaaaatatcgaacATTTGGCCTGTACTGAAATACGAGCTGCGAATTTGACGTATTGTAATTACCTAAGCGCTTTCATGAACGGCTTTATTGTGAGATCTACGATAAAAGGAGCGCAAAGG GAATGCGTCAAAAAAAGAGCAATAGATTCGGTAATAGCTGTTCGCCCCGTTACTTTGGAAGAAGCTGAAGCTGCAGTGAataaagtatttaaaaaatgttacaatGATACCGAGCCAATCGGTAGAAGACTTAGACCCAGAGGTAGAGATGAAGATTTGGCCTACTCAGAGGCATTTTTACTCGGATACGACTAG